AGCGTgtggacgggggacggggggcacGTGCtgcttgggtggggggggggcgttcagTCTTTAAAACACACTCTAAAAAGGGCTGGTAGCTGGGGTAGGAGGTGAAAGAATTAGAGTGCTGTGTGTCCACCAATTTCTTCTGGTTGGAAGCCTTGCAACGGCGTGTCATTCGAGCCACAGCAAACGACACTCGAGTTTAAATGTGAAGGATGTCTCCATGCTTGCATAAGGTGTCTCCCTGATACGTTTCCCAGAAGCCCTGTGGGGGATGGATAATACTGCCTGGTTCCTACACATCACACACCGCCCGGGTAACAGTGAATGCGACCAGATCGCTCTGGATAGACAGAGCAGCAGATCTTTCTGTTTCGTGTGTATATTGGAAACTCTGGAGGGCAGTACATTATCAGCTAGGCCCACGCTGGTTCTTTTGCAGTCAACTAAACCAGAGCAATCACAACAGTATCAAAGGCTGCACACTGATCTCATTTAATCTCTCAGAACTGAAAGAGGATTCTTTGACTACATTCACTGACACACAATTTGCAGCTTTAAGAAGGTTTTAGTGCTGTGTTTCAGAACAGAAGCCAGAGAAAAGCTTTTGTGACACAGAAAAGAAACGATTTTCTTCCAAACAAACTTCTCTGGAACTCTGGCCTTGAACAACAGCATCCAATTTGGCCTTTAGGTGCTGAGAGTGTTAACATTGAAATGGGATGCTAATGATCAAAgggatatcacacacacacatacacacactttcacgcacatacgtacacacgggcagacacacacacacacacatgcacgcatacacatgtacagacacacacacacacacacacacctacacacacatgccctgtGTGGCATTATGGCATATTGGGATGTTTAATTTAGGACCACAGAGTGCAATATTGGCAGTGATACTATCTAATTTATTGGTAATGAATGTCAAATGTCTATTCTCATATGAAAGACAAATGGATAAGATTTGCATATAAAGGGAAGTTATAAAATGGTGACTGCTGTTAGACAAGATTATGGATATTTAACCAGGGGCTGTTCCTCTGCAGAAAATCTTTTCAGTTTGGCTTTGACTAGAGCTACACAGTAGAGGTTATAGTTAGAAAGTGTTGATACTTGTTGACTTGTTGACTGTAAAGCACAAAGCTACAAATTGGTTTTGGAGGTCAGAAAGGCATCTTataaagcactttacagtggaAGGTATTATTTATGCGACTACCGTAAGCGGGGTAATCTGATCAtccattttattgtttattgtactTCTATTTAACATGAGCCCACAGATCGAGACAATTGCCCCATTGCTAAGAGAATGAGTAGACCCTGAAACAACCAATACAAGACCAAACGAGaacacaatgtttaaaaaaaactctattACAGTCTGCCAATTAGAAGCATTATCAACAGCGAGATGAGATCTTGTCCCCTGAATATGATTGAGGATAAAGACTCAGCAGGCAgactgaaatggggggggggggttgtttgagGAGGGGGACTGACAGTATGGAACAGAACAAGGAGTCTCGTGTTTACGGGGAAAGTGGAAATTCCCCAGGCAAGGTTGCTCATAACGGGAAGCACTTCAGTAGACAGCAGACGGCCCCCGCCACCCTGGTCCACAAcgtctgtgtttgtggaaaCAGCTGAGGAGGCTAGAGGCTACCTCAGGCGTCTGCCGTTAGGACTGTCTCTGTCACGCCTCGGCTAACAGGAGACAAATGATTTCTCATTAGCAAGATGGCAGGGGTCTACGCTAACCGTGCCAGCAAAAATCAGATATAAGAAAAACACTACGGTACGTAGCATTGACCTAAGAACTGAACTAATGTTCTCTGTTTCGGGAGAGCTCCTGGTACCAGGGTCAGATTGTTCACCAGAGGTCTGCTTGGTCGTACTCTCCAGAGAAAGGGCCTTATATCTGAGCTTGAAGCGACAGATTTATTCAATAACCAGTAAAGTTGACCCTgaacacccccccgcccccccgccccctccctcagcgCCGCCCACAACGGTCCTACTAAAGACACCCACCCCAGCCAAAAACCTCAGCACAACCATGACTGGCCTGATGCCCTGTGTTCTGCATCCTCTCTGGGGGACATTAGGGTGGCCCAGCCCATAAAGGGGATCAGTTCGTGTCCCTCAcacccacccctgccccagACGGAGAGTCGCGAAACGCCCAGACGCCAAGAAGCATGAGGCGGGTCGGGAGCcacccgtcccccgtcccccaaTGGGGGGACACAATCGCAGGAAACCGTGGAGAGCGACTCTGCCTCTGATGAGCTTTGTCTCTAAATAAAGACAGGGTgccgtggggggtggggtggggcggggggcggggtggggtggggcagggctggggtggggttaGTGAGCGAAGGCCAGACAGCAGCACAGGGAGGAGATGGCCTCTCAGGGGCCCTCAGTCTGTCCCATGGAAGTGGCCTAGTGACACGCACACTCAAACCCAGAGCAGTGCGTACCTGGCTGactttggggggggcggggggggagctcTTGTTCCAGCAGAGGACCCCAAAATGagcaagcacaaaaaaaaaaactgacagccAAGATTTGGTAGAGGCTGTTCGCAGTAATTaagcatttatatttatttttagattgtAAATAATAagttgtctgtctctctttttctctctttcacacacacgcacacacacacattagaatGAACTGCAGTGCGCTTTGCATGACCGTTGTcaccaaatgtttttcacaaatTTGCCTTTAGGACAAGACAAGCCAGCTAGGGATTTTACTGGAAAACCTTTGATTTATTCCAAACCTCTCTGGAATATGTACAATAGTATGTCTgaacataaatgtttaaattacaaACCAAAGCCATTTGCTCGTacaaaattgaaaaaggaaaaaaaaaaaaccttttatacAATATTTACAAGCGGGGGTTAATGTCCAGTAGAGATGCACGTTGTTGAAAATCAGttcccgggggggtgggggggggggggtcagttgAACATGCAGCGGTGAAGAGGTACGCATCACCACATGCCTCCTGTCTGTCAGACAACAGGGAGACGACGACAGATCCCCGACAGCACAGGACTGAGGATTCGGAGTtctacatttttacacaaaaagtCACCGGTCACATGGCGCCCAGTACTTCAGCAGTCCACACTGGGCCGGGCCTGAGGTCTAGGCGATGTTTTGGCGGTCCGCCAACCATCccgcaggagggggaggggggcgaatGGGAGAAAGATAGAACACTGCAAGGTGTTTGCTACATACAACAtttccagaggtggaaagtccaggggccagaaagcaaaagtcctgccatgttttTCCTCCACCCATGAACCTCAGACAGCTGACTTCACTCATTAGGTTCTACCACCTGGCTTAAGAATTCCGTTAATTAGCAAATTCGGAgaactggaacaaaatactggggaggacttttactgtccgaacctggattttccacctctgcacaTTCCCcaataccccaccccccacaccccctggCTGCTCCGCGATCTCGTCCTTGGCCTTGGGTGGCACTAAGGCTAGGGCCAGCCCCTGCTGCATTCACCCAAACACAAACCCAGAGCACCACCGTCCACCTGCACTGCAAGTCTCCAGCTCCACCCACAGAGCCAGTGACTCAACAGAGTCAAAGCCAAGTCCTTCATTGCACACTTTTCATTCGTCAAACAGTTAAAGCCAAAATTGCGGAAAACTGATTCAGTATACGATTTCCTAAGTGAGTGGTTGGCCTATCCTATGGTATATGTTTACGTatgagtagtagtagtactactactactaataataataataattataataataataataagcctGATTTTCCACTCTGGTTTTGAAATCAGGTCAAGTTATTTGGGCACAGGTAAACCACCACTTACAGTAAGTCAGAACTGGACAAAAAGCCAAAGATAACCTTGGATTCAATTAacttgacttacaaataaaggcatattttcatgttgttttttttccccaaaggacACAATTATTTTGACAGATTTTGGTTATGTCTTAACTTGccatgaactgttttttttatttttacaaaagtaAACTGCAAACCTTGAGTTCAGTTGTTAGTAAAAATTTCTGGACAAACGTTAAATAAATCCAGGGCCTTTCAACCAACATCCAAATACATTCTCAAAGGAGCTTCCGGAACCATCTCAGGAGAATTCAGTGGCCATTCATTAGAATGCCACCAGTTTAACACAGACAGTCTTCTAGCAAGtcattcaaacaaatgaaaacttgGCATTCCACATGAAGCCAACAAAATACCCCCGCGGTGGGGTACACCTTACTTCGTGTTTCCCTGACATACAACAGTTCCACAGATTTTCAAATCcttccataaataaaaaaaaaagggaatacagtgtcagcattaaaaaaaagataaatagaaaatgaaaaagataaaCATGAAAACGTGAACAAACTGAGAGAATAAATCAAGCGAGGCGGACTCATATTTCAGTCGTGTGTGATTGGACGTCCCACAGCTGTGGATAAGCGCAGGTCATCATCAACCAGTACCGCGAAGAGGTTCAGTGTGACTGCTTCAGACCCACGGCACAAGTGCTGctggggttgcaggttcgattttttcccccttgccAGATCCATAGACGTTGGCGTTGAGGTTTCTGTCGATGCGGTGAACACTTCCGCGGTGAAAAGAAGTCAGTGAAACGGCAACCGGTCCTTCTGGTGAAAAGCATGCTACGTTTGGTGTAAAGGGTGAACGTTTCTCTAGCCAACTAGAACGTAGCCAGGCTATATATCGGGGtaaaaacctgagctatattgagGTCGGCCGAGTCCGCTTTTGTCAAAATGTCTCTCGggcctagatttccacccctctagacgtcTCGATTCCGGGTTTTGCTTGCCGGGATTCACCTCCGGAACAAAGAGGTGTTGGCAGCGTGCCAGGTCCGATCTTCAACCGCGTTCATGAGCGTAAATACAGGCATActgaccaaaacacacacacgcacacacacacacacacacacacacacacacaacagcactaaAATGTTAACAGCAGTCACCATTCTTCCAAATCATCAGGCGTTCACAAACAAAAGCACCAAAAGGGAATCAATCTGACCAGCCTGCTAAGCTGactggcaaaacaaaaacaaaaccaacaaaatCACAGTAATGTTTACAGTACTTAAGACAACGTTCAAAACAACAACCATACATGCAACAATTTCAACACCGTCTCAATACGACAAAGGACATTACAGAACTGTAATCGTAACAACGCTCCAAATGGATTTTGGACGAAAAGCCTGACAGCACAGTCTAGGGTTCATGCATTTCCTCAGAAAGTACAAGGTTTCAATTTTCAGGATCCTTATTTCAGAGCTTTGACAGTTTAAGGCTCACAGAATGATCACTGAATGATGGAAAGCACGCAGGGACAGATTTAGTacccacagacagagaggaaaaggcTTGGATTCCGAGGTTCAAACATTCATCATTAACTTACACTTCAGTCCATAAATGcaagcattacatttttccttttactTCAGTGATCATTTAACGTACCAAGCTTTGTTTATTTAAGACACAACTCGAGGGGAAAAATCAtccttttttaagaaaaaaggtgaggaaaatattttgaatccAGGCCTCAACCTCTgtcctttcttttgttttctactTCTCTCCCAAGACTGAAATGAGAAGCGAAACGAAGAAGCTTGCATTCCTAAATACATAAAGCAGCAACTTTAGCATGCAGTTCACGCAGAATAGAATCTTCCAGCATTCAGCCACACAATGTAAACTACGCTGCTCACGCTCATATTCACATATACTAGGCTTTGCCGCCCTCTTGTGGTGTGTTTTAGTACTGGAGCAAGGGAAAAACCATCCAAGGTTCTTTCCTGTGATAGGATAAGAAAATCATTCTTTAAATCAGGATTAGTGAGCTATAGCGGACTTTGTTGCCCTCTTGTGGCCTTTTAAGGTGGGAAGGCAGGAAACAATTTCTTTTCGATTACGAAATCCTGAGCCCATATTTCCCTCAAATTACATCACACCTCCACATACCCAGTCTTACTTGCATTTTTATAAGGTTTTGAGAAACCTTCATTATGTTCAAGATGAAACAGAAGCACTaccatctcataaaaaaaaaacactttggttTCAAAACCTACAGCCATACAGTCTGACATGAGCGAGACTATTTCCCTTCTCTAGTGTGCAGCTCTCAGCTCTTTGTatacagagacacagcacaacCCTTTGGAACACCCTGCCTATACATCTCCCCGTGCAGTCCCCAGTGTCCACAACGTCTATACCGGCACCTGCCCACCTGACACGGACAGGAGCAGACAGGGAAGACTGCGTTTCAgtctgaatcacacacacaactaccaGAGACCAGAGCCAGGCATCTCAAAGCCATCCGCACCAGCGTCTGCATTCCCTCCAACTGTCAAACTCCAACGCGAAAATGCTAAAATTAATACTAAACCGCGATGGTTTAATACTGTTATTCTCACAGGCAGGTcgtggggtcaaaggtcataacCAGCCAGCGTCTGGACTACGAGTCCGTCTGGACTACGAGTGCGTCTGGGTTATGGGTCCGTCTGGACTACGAGTGCGTCTGGACTACGGGTCCGTCTGGGCTACGGGTCCGTCTGGACTACGGGTCCGTCTGGGTTATGGGTCCGTCTGGACTACGAGTGCGTCTGGACTACGGGTCCGTCTGGGTTACGGGTCCGTCTGGGCTACGGGTCCGTCTGGATTACGGTCGTCTGGTACGGTCCGTCTGTGGTATCTGCGGGTGACGCCCACTGCCGCCATCACGGGCAGCGGACTCGCACGGACTACAGCGGGGGGTCCAGACCTCGCCTGCGGTTACAAGAAGGGGATGCCCAACCGCACCATTCGCAAGTCGCCAAGTTCCGCAAGGTCTGTGAGTCGGGTATCAGATCCAAAGTGCATTTGTGCTTCTTCTTTAGCGGGTCACAGCAGCCAGTGATGCTAATATGCTCATAGCGGAGTTGGGACACAGGGTTCGTGTTCATGAGCTATAAATATAAGAGTCAAAAGGGGGGTATGGACTTGTTACACATTTTTAGAACTTTCCAGAAGGGTGGAGCTGGCCGTtagttctgaaaatgttttaacactGATAACCGGGCTGTCCTGGGCATGCGTGGCCAATCCCATCACCTCCCTGTCCAACACTGGTCCTCCAACATCCGTCAGGATTCCATTTTTCGACAAAGCCTGACTTCACAAGCTGTCgtataagaaaataatttaaaatacagattttgTTATTAGTGAAAGCATTTCACCCTAACGCAACATGTTTCAGGAAATCTCTTTTGTTATCTCCCTTTTTTCGCAGAAAAGGATTCTGGGAGATGTATTGATGTCGGACAGCTGATTGGTGTCAGACAGGGGCGCGCTGAATGCTGACGCAGCAGAAACGCACGCGCAGTCGATGCACGCCCCAAAGCACTTCCTGCTTCCGTCCCACACGCCTCCTtttgaggtcagaggtcacagctcTGGCAGCAAGGTCAGTCAGgtgaagtgcatgctgggatggccGGTCCAGGGGTCACCGCGcttgagcagagagagaggcagggggcgctgtggagcAGAAGCTCAGCACCAACTTCAACCGTCATCTCTGCCATCTCCTACATCGCCTTTCCCGGACCAGAGTGTTGCCCTCTCAGCCAATAGGCtggctgctgctcctctctATGGCTCTATCCCAGGGCTCCCATTGGTCCGGCTGCAGCGccgagcccctcccctctccacggCCGGGGGGAGGCGCCCGCTCAGAGCGTGGCGAGCACACgggagaaggagatgaggaCGCCGAGGACCGTCTGCCCCGCCCCAAACACCAAGGCCTCCAGAGGCACCATGTCCTTCCCAGCGACGCGGTACACACCGGCCACAGCCGCACCTgcagaacacagagacacacacacacacacacacagagacacacacacacaacacacacagacacacacacacaagacacacacatgcacacagacacacactcacacagagacacacacacatacacacacacacacagagacacacacatgcacacagacacacactcacacacacacagacacacacatacacagagacacacacagacaaacacacacacagacacacacatgcacacacagaacacagagacagacacacacacacacacagagacacacacgcacacacacatgcacacacacgcagacatgcaaacacacacacacaaacgcacacacatgcacacacacacacacaaagagatcCACGCCCGTCAACCACAGCACAGTAACTGAAAGCTTTTCAGAAATAATTCAGAGATGGGGAAAACACATTCTGTTCAGTGCTGCTCAGAGAGAGTGAAGTAGCAGTGGTGGTGATTCAGAGGGTCATGTGTTCAAAGCCCCAGTAGTATAGTAAAGTAAGCGCAGACAGTACAGGAAAGCAGAGCACTCTGGACTGTTCCGGTAAGAACCCATAACACTGTAGAGGCCCAGGAATGTTGTCTACACTGTTCCTCAGTGCCCATACACAaaccagcacagaccacagctacagacacacagacatgactGTACAAACTTactggcagacagacagtggtaaacagacagagacacagacagagcacagacagAGAAGACGAGGCACGAGGCACAGACAAGAAAACATGTACAACGAAGCgacagacagaggcacagacagaggctacagacacagacagaagcacagagacacagacagaagcacagacagcagtacagacagaggcacaaaggcacagacagagaaacagacagtggTACAGACAAAAGCACAGACAGTGGTAAaaacagaggcacagacagaagcacagacagaGGTAccgcagagacacagacagagatagaaacaaagacacaaacagaggcacagacagggggGCGGAGGCAGCGCACTCACTGGTGATGACCCCTCCGATGAGGGAGGCCAGGAAGCCCACGCTGACCAGCAGCAGGGTGATGAGCCGGCCCCTCCTGTGTCTCTGCAGAGTGACCAGCATGAGCAGCGCCATTGCACCATGGAccagcagagaggagaacagacaCCAGAGGAACACCCAGTACCACAtctctgcaacacacacacacacacacataattaaaCACACACTATACCCAGTACCACAtctctgcaacacacacacacatgtagttaaacacacattacacccaGTACCACATCTCtgcaatacaaacacacacataattaaACATACACTATACCCAGTACCACCTCgctgcaacacacacatacacacacacacagggtttacccacagtgcactcacacagtacacacacatatactcaaacacacacacacacagcatgtacatacagcacacaggaaACTCATATTGGGCCCACACACAATGTTCAGGCAGGGAACACGTGACCCTGTCTCAGTCAGGATGTCAGTCACTGCTGTCAGCTCGTTTTACTTCTGCAAGACCCAGAGCGATGGACGCCACGCCCTTTACATCTCTaatcttctccctctctcacctgacGACTGGTAAACCTCTGCTCCAGGAACTGACAGTTGGCTACGATGTCAGCACTGTCAGCGCACAGAGTGTTACATGCCTAGCACATACTCACCATACACTCAGTGACACACCCACCTGAAGCACCTATCCTGATCTCCGCCCCCATTCTATCACTGATCGACAGCGGATTGCTCCAATCGCTCAGGTTTTGGTCGTCCCTGTGATTTGAGTATATGCAGATTGGACGTGGCCTGGTTGTCTATTTTTGCCAAAGTGTGTTTTGAGAGGTATTGGTTTTCGGCTTGGTGTTAGCCGCAGCTCTAGAGCGAATGCATTATATCCCGTTGCAAAGGATTACAACCGTCCGGTAATCAGAAGGTATTATATTACGCGAACATCTCCATCTGCTTCCCCGAGGATCAAATCTAATCGCTAGTATTTCACTTGAGCGCGTGTACCCGCGCGTACATTCTGAGTCACGAGCCTCGAGTCTAACCGCCGAGCGGTTCATAAAAAGCGCACGCTGCCAGCTGAGGCGACGCTCGTGCAATGTCGTGACCTGAGTACACGCCCCGTTGCTATATATacgaaatatatttttgaaaattgtaCTTCTACGATTGGAGAGCCAACGAGACATTAATGGACACCCTGCTGGACTCCCGAAACGATCAAGAGCTTCATTTAGGAGAGTACCTAAAATGACAATTTGCACATCCCTTAACGGAGCTTAAACTAATCTAGACAGACAAAAGGAGAGGGATTTATGGTCCGACCAAGGCTGCGGATCTGTTTTCATCAGCAGCTACACTGgtcaaaatgttgaaataataaGTACCCAAAGGAAATAACATTAAAGGCTACTTAACCCCGATAAGTAGCTACGATTTGTGCATCTTGTTCGGGAGCATTTTTTTTACGAGCAGCTGTTTAAATACTCCATGGACAGGTAGGTAGCCAGTTGGCTAGCGTTCAAGATTCTCAACATACCTCTAGCAACGGCGATGTGATGACAGAGATACAGTAGCTAGCATCTCCTGCCCCTTTAAAAATGGACTCCATTGCGTTTACATGTCCCTTTTAATCTAAGCAATCTAGCCAAAGGCAGTGAGTGACAAGGTAATCGTCGAAGTGCATTGTGCCAATAttctccccccccaaccccgaaTCAGTCGCCCCGCCAACTACTATTCCCCCTCGGGTACCTGCAAAGTGCTGGAGGGTGGGCACCGAGCCCTGTACCCACAGACCCAAAACCTGCCGCACCGACAGGTTGATGGTGTAATCCCGGCTCATGTctctgctgctgccgccgctgcgCCGGGTCGCACCCCCCTTTGTCAAATTGCTGTACGAGGGTCTTGGAGAAGACATCGAGGAGGTGGCAGCAGGACGTTTTCCTTTCGGGATGCCCCCCTCCTCTACGCCGAGCCGCTGTCTCAGCTCGGCGGTCGCCTCTGGATGGGTAAGCGAAGGGCCGGTGGCTCGTCTTCTCCGTCCTGTCTCTGCTGTAGCAGTAGCGGGTTTGGAGCCATGGTGGGGTACGGAGTGTGAGCGCAGCGCACGCAGTCTGCCGACAGGCGCTTGCCTTTGTACACGGGATTTAAAGGCGAGGGCTGTCTTAAAGGTGAGTACACACCAAACATGTGCGCTActgttacatactgtacactatgACGGGGAGATTCAAAATTAGTGTTGAGGATTAACATGGATTTAAATTACGCATTTATCTCCAGAAAATCGATTATGTTTTTAGGGATACTGTAAGTGTACATTTTAGACAGTTGCTGTCATTACATCTAGTTTATAGATGGACTAGCCCTTTTGTGACACACAGGTCATGCCAACCCCAGGGACTGTAAATGAGGTTTTAACACAAGagtgtatttgtttaaaattatacGGGATCATTCAATGGAAACATCtctatgatgtgtgtgtgtgtgtgtgtgtgtgtgtgcgtgtgtgtgtatgtgacagatagatggatagagagagagagagagcaatacatacatacatacatacatgcaaacatacacacatacatacatacacgcatacatacacgtatacatacatacatacacgcatacatacatacatgcatacatacatacatgcatacacacatacatacatgcatacatacatacatacatacacacatgcatacatacatacatacacgcatacatacacacacacacacatacatacatacatacatacatacatacatacatacactcacacactctacgcAGGATGTTGCACTTTGTACCCGGAGTTGTTGTGAGCACATGATATGTGCAACAGAACTCCCACACAATCCCCCTGCACATCAGGAGCAGGTTCTGTAACTTCTGTTCTGGTATGCACTCCCCGGTTACCGTGGCAATGAAAGAAGGTTCCAGAGATCCTGTATTAGAAGTCTGATATCACAACTGCTGGCTTTTGAAGCTGAGGGCACTTCAAAGGGGCCAGGAGGCGTACTTTGAAGTTTGTCGTCTTTCACTGAAGAGAACACGGCGGCCGCGTCGCATCACCGCTTTGTCCCGTTTGGTCATGTGATCTGCATTCGGCTGCACGCTGAATGTGATGGAATTCCGTGTCACATATAATCGAGCCAGAGACAATAGCGCACAATAGACCTCACCTCTTTTTGTGatgtttgtaatgtaatatgtgcaTGAAGCAGACCTGACTCACATGTGACCAGTGACAGCCACACCcactgggggttgg
This region of Anguilla rostrata isolate EN2019 chromosome 8, ASM1855537v3, whole genome shotgun sequence genomic DNA includes:
- the tmem170b gene encoding transmembrane protein 170B yields the protein MSSPRPSYSNLTKGGATRRSGGSSRDMSRDYTINLSVRQVLGLWVQGSVPTLQHFAEMWYWVFLWCLFSSLLVHGAMALLMLVTLQRHRRGRLITLLLVSVGFLASLIGGVITSAAVAGVYRVAGKDMVPLEALVFGAGQTVLGVLISFSRVLATL